ACCTATGTGCCGCACCAAATGGAGAAGATGCAGAAGTTCATCGATTTCATCTTCTTTGAGGTGTGGAGCAAGGCGCCGATTGGGCAGGAATTCCACACGGACCTTTTCATCGGCGAGCCAGACCTGCAAGAGGTCATGTCAGAGTTTGGTTTTTCAAAGCACGCGCCAGAACGGGGAAAAGCGTTTTACAAGGACGTCAAAGCGATTTATCAGTTGTTTTCATCTCTGCCGCCGCAGGAGATAGACCAGTTCAAGCAGTGGTACTTGGGAAATAACGATATTGAAAAGATCTGCGCCAACGATCCTGCAACGCCACTCACTTGCTATGCAGACATTCCTGCCGCCCACAAAGATCTGACAGAAAAGCTTAAGTTATTTTTCAAAGAGCTCTATTCGCCGCGTTCCTTGCTCGATTTGGCCGCACTAAGGGCAAAAATAGGAAACATCGACGACCACTATCGCGCCTTCTCGTCCGTCAACAAATCGGGCAAATGTCCGTTCTGCGGAATCAGCTATTTACTGGGTGAGAATCACACCCCGCGCGAAGCCTACGACCATTACCTGCCAAAAGCACTCTATCCTTTCAATTCCATCAACTTCAGAAATCTTGTTCCCGCCTGCCACCACTGCAACAGCAGTTACAAGACCAGCAAAGATCCGGCGCATGAGAAGAAACCTAGCGCTGGAGGAGCAGTCCGCCGCAAGATTTTCTACCCGTTCGCAACAGCACCCTACGCCATAGATGTGCAGGTGACGTTCGATCACGCGAATATCGAAAAACTGACGCCTACAGAGATCAAACTCACGTTCGGTCCAGCCGCTCTGGTCGAACAGATCGAGACCTGGAAAGATGTTTATGGCATCGAAGAGCGGTACCGGGGAAAGCTATTGAGTGGAGACGGTAAGGCCTGGCTGGAAGAGGTTTTTACTGAATGGCGTTGGCACGATAAATTTGCAGGGGCGGAAGGACAAACACCTGACAAATACCTGCAAGTCGTGAAGCGCCACGCGGAGCAATCGCCCTATGCCAATGAAAATTTTCTGAAGAATGGTTTTCTTCAGGCCTGCAAAAATGCGGGGGTATTCGTACCGATTGCGAAACAAGAAGCTGCGCCTCAAATACCCTGACGGGATACCAGCTTGATGGGGCGATGGGACATTCGATCAAGTTCTCTGGCGTTGTATTCGATTCCTATATCACGAGGTCAAAAGGCAGAAATCCAACCGATTGCCGTCATTCTCCTAGACACCGGCTGCCGGCAGCTATTGGCCGAATAGCTGAAGTTGAAAAAGAGAGGCCCGGCAATCGCCGGGCCTCTCTTACATCGACAGTCCGACAGGCTTTACACGCGCCTGACAGACATTATTTCCAACCAGCGCTTTACCAGTTCGGTTCGCGCTCCGGCGTTGCCGTGATCTTGTGGATGCTGAGGTCGGCGCCGTCGTATTCTTCTTCCTGGTCGAGGCGGATGCCGAACAGGCGCTTCAGGGTGCCGTACACCAGTGTGCCGCCGATCAGGGCGACGCAGATGGCCATCGCGGTCATGATCAGTTGTGGCATGAAGGCGATGCCGCCGGCGCCGCCGAGGGCCTTGCTGCCGAAGATGCCGGCGGCGATGCCGCCCCAGGCGCCGCACAGGCCGTGCAGCGGCCAGACGCCGAGCACGTCGTCGATCTTCCAGCGGTTCTGGGTCAGCGTGAACATGATCACGAACAGGGCGCCGGCAATGCCGCCGACGGCCAGGGCACCGATCGGGTGCATGATGTCGGAGCCGGCACATACTGCAACCAGGCCGGCGAGCGGGCCGTTGTGTACGAAGCCGGGGTCGTTCTTGCCGAGCACCATGGCGACCAGCGTGCCGCCGACCATGGCCATCAGCGAGTTGAGGGCGACCAGGCCGGAGATCTTGTCGAGCGTCTGCGCACTCATGACGTTGAAGCCGAACCAGCCGACGGTCAGGATCCAGGCGCCGAGCGCCAGGAAGGGAATCGATGACGGCGGGTGGGCGGAGATGCGGCCATCCTTGCTGTAGCGGCCGTAGCGTGGCCCGAGCAGGAGCACGGCGGGCAGGGCGATCCAGCCGCCCATGGCATGCACGACAACAGAGCCGGCAAAGTCGTGGAACTCTTCACCGAAGGTCGCTTTCAGCCAGGCCTGGATGCCGAAGGCCTGGTTCCAGGCGATGCCTTCAAAGAACGGATAAACGAAGCCGACGAGCAGGAAGGTGGCGGCCAGTTGCGGGTGGAACTTGGCGCGCTCGGCGATGCCGCCCGAGATGATGGCCGGGATGGCGGCGGCGAAGGTGAGCAGGAAGAAGAACTTGGTCAGTTCGAAGCCGTTCTTTTCCATCAGCGTTTCGACGCCGGTGAAGAAATGCGTGCCGTAGGCGATGCCGTAGCCGATGAAGAAATAGGCGATGGTCGAGATGCCGAAGTCGGTCAGGATCTTGACCAGGGCATTGACCTGGTTTTTCTTGCGGACGGTGCCGACTTCGAGAAAGGCAAAGCCGGCGTGCATGGCCAGCACCATGATGGCGCCGAGCAGGATGAACAGCACGTTGCTGCTGGATTGATACGCTTCCATGAAACCCCCGATTCAAAAGACCGGGGGAGGAAAGCAAGCACCATTCCAGTGCGTGCTTTCCTTTTCAAATCAGTGCGTTATTTTTCCGTGCTTGATGAAATAAGCACCGACATGGTGCGTTTTTTAACTAATGTGCAATCGATTGGTGCGCGCTTGCCTTATTTGAGTGCAGCCTCGGGCGGCAGCAGCAACCAGATGCGTCCGGACTGTTTCATGCGTCCGGCCTGTTCGCCCGCTTCCTTGCCGAAGCCCCAGAAAAAGTCGGCGCGTACGGCGCCCTTGATCGCCCCGCCGGTGTCCTGCGCCATCACCAGGCGGTTCAGCGGCTGCGCCGAATTGGGGCGGGTGGTGGCGAGGAAGGCCGGCGTGCCGAGTGGCACCGAGCGCGGGTCGATGGCGATGCTGCGCTCGGGCGTGAGTGGTACGCCGAGGGCGCCGACCGGGCCGTCCTTGCTGTTCGGCACTTCACGGAAGAAGACGTAGCTCGGGTTGCTGTTGAGCAGGTCGTTGAGGCGGGCCGGATTGGCGCGCGCCCAGTTCTGGATGCCCTGCATCGAGGCTTCTTCAAGCTTCAGTTCGCCACGCTCGACCAATACCCTGCCGATCGACTGGTAGGGGTGGCCGTTCTGGTCGGCGTAGTTGAGGCGGACCTGGCTGCCGTCCTGGAGCTGGACGCGGCCGGAACCCTGGACCTGCAGGAAGAAGAGCTCGACCGCATCGTCAACGTAGAGCAGGGTGCGGCCGGGCAGACGGTCGCCACGCGCGGTGATTTCGGCGCGCGACCAGTAGGGCACGACCTTGTTGCCTTCGAGGCGGCCACGCACGCGCTTGTCCTTGAGTTCGGGGAAGACGGCGGAGAGGTCGATGGTCAGCAGATCGTCCGGCACGCCGCGCACCGGCTGCTCGAAGCCGCGCGTCGCCTGCCGGCTGCCGCGCAGCAACGGCTCGTAATAGCCGGTGACCAGGCCATTCGGGTTCGCGTCGGCGGCGAGGATGGCGTAGGGGCGCAGGTGGTTTTCGAAGAACTGGCGGGCGTCCTTGCTGCTCAGGCTGGGGCCGGCGGCTTTGGCCAGGTCGCAGACGCGCTTCCAGGCCGGGCCGTGCGGCTTGCTCGCCATGCCGCGGCAGGATTGCAGGAAGGCGGGCCAGGCGGCAGCGTGGTCGTCCTCGGCCCAGCCCGGCAGCTCGTTCCAGGTGCCCGCTTGCAGGCTGCGCGAGAAAGCGGTGGGGGCGGTTGGCGCCGGGGCGGGTGCCGATGTGGCGACGGCGGGCGGGCAGCTCGGGCAGGCGGCGCAGGGCGCGCAGGCGGCTGGTGCTTCACTGAACGGAATGCTGCTGCAGCCGGCGAGCAGGGCGGCCGCGAGTACGGTCAGGGAGAGAAATGCAGCTTGGAGTTTTGGCATGGCTTTCGTTAGAGTTCGCAATTCGCCGCGAAGTATAAAACGATCATGCCCAACACTCCTCCGCTTGAACGCCTGCTTGCCCGGGCCGAAGCCGTCCTTGCCCGTTTCGAGGCGACCCTGCCGCCGCTTTCGCCGCTGCCCGACTGGAATGCCGCCGTCGCCTTCCGCTGGCGCAAGCGCGACGGGCGCGGCTGGCTGCAGCCGGTGCCGCATCCGCACCCGATCCGTCTCGCCGATCTCGAGAACGTCGACGACCAGAAGGCGCGCATCACGCTCAACACGCAGCAGTTCGTCGCCGGCCGCGGCGCCAACAACGTCCTGCTGACCGGCGCCCGCGGTTGCGGCAAGTCGTCGCTGGTCAAGGCGGTGCTCAACGAGTTCAGCGCCCAGGGCCTGCGCCTGATCGAGGTGGACAAGGACGATCTGGTCGATCTGCTCGATATTGTCGATGTGCTGGACGGTCGACCGGAAAAATTCATCATTTTCTGCGACGACCTCTCCTTCGAGGCCGGCGAAACCGCCTACAAGGCGCTGAAGACGGTGCTCGACGGCTCGATCGCGGCGCCGCCCGACAATGTGCTGATCTACGCGACCTCGAACCGGCGTCACCTGTTGCCGGAGTATTTCTCCGAGAACCTGGAGACGACGCGCGTCAATGAGGAAATTCATCCCGGCGAGGCGACCGAGGAGAAGATCTCGCTGTCCGAGCGCTTCGGCCTGTGGATTTCGTTTTACCCGTTCAGCCAGGACGATTACCTGGCCATCGTCTATCACTGGCTGCGCGAGTTCGGCGTCAGCGAGACGGTGATTGCCGCCTGCGAGCGCGATGCACTGAACTGGGCGCTCGGTCGCGGCTCGCGTTCCGGTCGCGTCGCCTGGCAGTTCGCGCGCGATCTCGCCGGCCAGCAGGCGGGGACGGCTGCGCGATGAGCAAGATCGTCCAGGTTGCGGCCGCCGTCATGTTGCGTGCCGACGGGCGCGAGTTCCTGCTGGCGCAACGCCCCGAAGGCAAGGTCTATGCAGGCTACTGGGAGTTTCCCGGCGGCAAGGTCGAGCCGGGTGAAAATTATCGTCAGGCGCTGATCCGCGAATTGCACGAAGAACTCGGCATCACGGTGACCGAATGTTCGCCCTGGCTGACGCGCGAATTCACCTATCCGCATGCAACGGTGCGCCTGGAATTCTGGCGTGTCACGGCGTGGACCGGTGAGATCGGCATTACCGCGCCGCTGGAGCACTCAGCGGTCGACTGGCTGGAAATGGGCAAAACGCCGCATGTCGCGCCCATCCTGCCGGCCAATGGTCCGATCCTGAAGGGCCTGGCCTTGCCGACCAGCATGGCGATCACGCAGGGCGAAGTCGAAGGTGTCGAGCGTCAGCTCGAGCGCCTCGAAGAAGCCCTGGCTGGCGGCTTGCGCCTGATCCAGGTGCGTGACAAGGGCTGGCCGGCGGCGCAGCGCCTGTGGTTCGCCGAAAGCGTCGTACGTCTGGCGCATGAGCATGGCGCGCTGGTCGTCATCAACGATAGCGAGGAAATCGCCCGCATGGTCGGGGCGGACGGTGTGCATTTGTCGGCGACGAGTCTGGCCGCCTGTACGACGCGCCCCGATTTCACCTGGGTCGGGGCTTCCTGCCACACGGCTGCGGAAATCCGCCGGGCCGGCGAGCTGGAGCTCGATTACGCGCTGTTCGGCCCGGTTTTGCCGACGCAGACGCATCCGGAGGCGAGCGGGCTGGGCTGGGATGAATTCGCCCGTCAGCTGGCCGGCAATACGATTCCGGTCTTTGCGCTGGGCGGGATGCAAAAGGCCATGCTGGGCGAAGCGCAGGCACATGGGGCGCATGGCATCGCCATGCTGCGCGGCTGGTAATTGCCGGGGGCGACCCGGTCAGCCGCGGTCGTCGTCGGGAACGGTCAGCGCCGGATCTTCGGGATCGACCGCAACCGGAATCCGGTAGCTTTCGCTGGCCCAGGCGCCGAGATCAATCTGCTTGCAGCGCTCGGAGCAGAACGGGCGCCACGGGTTTTCCGGGGCCCACAGCGCATCCTGGCCGCATTGCGGGCAGCGGACTTTGCGTGCTGTCATCAGAGATTGCAGAAGGTGAGTTTGAAGCTGACGTCGCGGTCGCAGCCTTTGGCCTTGATTTCCCCGGTCGGCGGCTTGGTGAAGCGGATGTTCAGGAAATACTTGTTGGCGCTGACTTCGGGGATGGCCTGTTCTTCCGACTCGAGCGTGACGCGCACCATCTGCGCGGCCGAGCCGCCGAGGTTGAGCTGGAACTGGCCATGCACGGCGGCGTGCTGTTTCGGGCTGCCGCTCGAACGCAGCAGGCGCAGCACGATGGCGGCGGCGTCGCGCAGTGGCAGCAGCGGCTTGGTCCAGCCGTCGAGTGATTCGCGGCGGGCATCCGGGCTGCGGTGCAGCCACCAGTGATAGGACGGCAGATCGAATTCGCAGACGCCACCGGGAATCACGGCGCGGCTCTTGATGCCCATCAGCCAGTCGTTTTCACGCAGGTACTGGCCGATCTTGCCGGTCATGCTGAGCAGGGCGGCGGAAGACTGTTCGATTTCGTAGAGGGCGCCGGACAGCGCTTCTTCGGAAATGTCGGGGTTGTTGCGGTAGGCGAGCAGCGTCTGGCGCTGGCGTTCGAGTTCCTGGATCAGGTCCATCTTGAGGTCGGCGCGGCCGGCCACTTCAAGAATTTCGAACAGGGTGACGAGGGCTGTGTGGTGCTCCAGCTGGCCATCGGCCTGAGCGAAATGGGCGGTTTTTTCGAACAGATCCTCAAGGCGCAGCAGGGTGCGGATGCGCTCGTTGAAAGGATATTCGTAAGTAATCACGCGACCTTGGGTCCGAAGATGGAAAATTGTCCTAATTCTGAGCTATTTGCAGGCAAATCTCAACAGTTTGCTTTAGCTATTTCTGCCGATAGTCGTAGATACTTTGCGTGCAGGCGGGAAACCTGTTGCTGCAGGTTGATCAGGTCGGCGTCGTTGTGCACCACGTCGTCCGCCACGCGCAGGCGTTCAACCCGCGTTGCCTGGGCGGCCATGATCGCGGTGACCTCGGCTTCGCTCAGGCCATTGCGGCTCATCACCCGGTGTACCTGCAGGCTTTCCGGGCAATCGACAACGACAATGCGCTGGCAGCGTTCGCGATAGCTGTTGCTTTCAACCAGCAGCGGCACGGCGAGAATCACGTAGGGCGTGCTGGCCGCTGCGCAGCGCTCGGTCGAGATCTGGCGGATCAGCGGATGCAGGATGTCTTCCAGCTGCTTGCGCGCCGTGGTGTCGGAAAAGATCAGCTGGCGCATCGCATTGCGGTCGAGCGCGCCGCTGGCATCCGCCACGGTCGGGTCGAAGGCGGCGAGCAGCAGCGGCATTGCGGCGCCGCCCGGTCCGGTCAGTTCGTGCGCGATGGCGTCGGTGTCGACCAGCGCTGCCCCGGCGGCGACAAAGAGATCGCTTACCGTGCTCTTGCCGCTGCCGATGCCGCCGGTCAGGCCGACGATGAAGTCGCTCACTTGCAGTCCTCGGGCGGCGGCTTGATCTTGCTGGCCGCAATCAGGGCGTCGCGTTCGGCGAGCGGGCCGCTGGCTTCGACGCGGACACTGCTGTCCTTGCCCGGGCGCGGCCCCGTGCGGGCCGATCTGACGCCCTTGCCCTTCAACTCGGTCAACCTTTCCTGGGCGCCTTTTTCCGCCGAGAAGACGCCGAGCGAGATGCCGTACTGGCTGGGGCCGCTTTCCTGGATGATGAAATAGTCCTCGACACCCAGCTGGCGCAGTTCGCCGGCCTTCTTTTCCGCATCCGCCTTGCTCGGCAGGGGCGGAATGAAGACCCACCAGCCATTGCCTTCGCCGGCGATGGTTTTCTTGCTGCTCTTGAAGGCGGTGAATTTCTCGCCGATCAGTGTGCTCAGGCGATCGGCGGCGGCCGGCGCCAGGTTGTCCCAGCGCAGGCAGGTCTTCTCGATCACCGGTTCCGGCTTGGCTTCCGGTTCCGGCGCCGGGGCGGCCGGTGCTTCGGCTGCTTTGACCGGCGGTGCTTCGCCGCGCGAGACCAGGTGCATCTTGTCGGGCGCGACCTGCTGGTCGACGCGGGCTGCGTCCGGGTTGTCGGAGTGACCGAAGTAGCCGCTGCTGAAGGCGTAGAACAGCAGGTTGGCGAGAACGAGCAGGAAGACGAGGGCTTTCACGGCTTAACCGACCTGGGGCAAGTGCTTGAGCGACTCGGTGATGGCGGCTTCCGGGTAGGAGTAATCCTCGAGCTGGCCGGAGAAGTACTTGTCGTAGGACGCCATGTCGAAGTGGCCGTGGCCGGTCAGGCAGAAGAGGATGGTCTTGGCCTCGCCGGTCGCCTTGCAGCGCAGGGCTTCGTCGATTGCGGCGCGGATCGCGTGGCAGGATTCCGGCGCCGGGATGATGCCTTCGGCGCGCGCGAACTGGACGCCGGCTTCGAAGGTGGCGACCTGCGGCACGGCGATGGCTTCGAGCTTGCCTTCATGCAGCAGTTGCGAGACCAGCGGCGAATCGCCGTGATAGCGCAGGCCGCCGGCATGGATGCCGGGCGGCATGAAGTCGTGACCGAGCGTGTACATCTTCATGATCGGCGTGTAACCGGAGACGTCGCCGTAGTCGTAGGCGTAGTGGCCCTTGGTCAGCGTCGGGCAGGAAGTCGGCTCGACGGCGACACAGCGCAGGTTGGTGGCGCGCTTGTCGCCGGCCGCCTTGTCGGCGAGGAAGGGGAAGGCGATGCCGCCAAAGCTGGAGCCGCCACCGCAGGGCCCGAAGATCACGTCCGGGTAGAGGCCGATCTTGTCGAACTGCTTCTTGGCTTCGAGGCCGATCACCGTCTGGTGCAGCAGCACATGGTTGAGTACCGAACCCAGCGTGTAGCAGGTGCCGGGATCGGCGGCAGCTTCCTCGACCGCTTCCGAGATGGCCAGGCCGAGCGAGCCCTGGTTGTTCGGATCGGCGGCGAGTGCGGCGCGGCCGGCGTTGGTCAGGTTGGTCGGGCTGGCGAAAACCTCGGCACCCCAGGTCTGCATCATCGAGCGACGGAAGGGCTTCTGCTGGTAGCTGACATTGACCATGAAGACGCGCACCGGCAGACCGAACATCTGGCCGGCGTAGGCGATGGACGAACCCCACTGGCCGGCGCCGGTTTCGGTAGTCAGCTTCTTGGTGCCGGCCAGCTTGTTGAAATAGGCCTGCGGCACGGCGGAGTTCGGCTTGTGCGAACCGGCTGGCGAAACGCCTTCGTACTTGAAGAAAATTTTGGCCGGCGTGCCGAGGGCGCGTTCCAGACCAAGGGCGCGGCAGAGCGGCGCCGGGCGCCATTGCGCGTAGATCTGGCGCACTTCCTCGGGAATCGGAATCCAGCGTTCGGCGCTCATTTCCTGTTCGAGGATGGGGTCAGGGAAGATGGCGGCCATCGCTTCCGGCGGCACCGGCTTGCCGTCCGGCCCGAGCGGCGGCGCCGGCGGGTTGGGCATGTCGGCAACAACGTTGTACCAGTGGGTGGGGATCTCTTCTTGTTCGAGATTGATCCGCAGCGGCGTCATATTTTTCTCTCCCTGATGCGATTCGGCAAAGGCGGTAAATTACCCCAAAAGCCAGGTCGGACCAAGGC
The DNA window shown above is from Quatrionicoccus australiensis and carries:
- the mltA gene encoding murein transglycosylase A, with translation MPKLQAAFLSLTVLAAALLAGCSSIPFSEAPAACAPCAACPSCPPAVATSAPAPAPTAPTAFSRSLQAGTWNELPGWAEDDHAAAWPAFLQSCRGMASKPHGPAWKRVCDLAKAAGPSLSSKDARQFFENHLRPYAILAADANPNGLVTGYYEPLLRGSRQATRGFEQPVRGVPDDLLTIDLSAVFPELKDKRVRGRLEGNKVVPYWSRAEITARGDRLPGRTLLYVDDAVELFFLQVQGSGRVQLQDGSQVRLNYADQNGHPYQSIGRVLVERGELKLEEASMQGIQNWARANPARLNDLLNSNPSYVFFREVPNSKDGPVGALGVPLTPERSIAIDPRSVPLGTPAFLATTRPNSAQPLNRLVMAQDTGGAIKGAVRADFFWGFGKEAGEQAGRMKQSGRIWLLLPPEAALK
- a CDS encoding TrpB-like pyridoxal phosphate-dependent enzyme, with protein sequence MTPLRINLEQEEIPTHWYNVVADMPNPPAPPLGPDGKPVPPEAMAAIFPDPILEQEMSAERWIPIPEEVRQIYAQWRPAPLCRALGLERALGTPAKIFFKYEGVSPAGSHKPNSAVPQAYFNKLAGTKKLTTETGAGQWGSSIAYAGQMFGLPVRVFMVNVSYQQKPFRRSMMQTWGAEVFASPTNLTNAGRAALAADPNNQGSLGLAISEAVEEAAADPGTCYTLGSVLNHVLLHQTVIGLEAKKQFDKIGLYPDVIFGPCGGGSSFGGIAFPFLADKAAGDKRATNLRCVAVEPTSCPTLTKGHYAYDYGDVSGYTPIMKMYTLGHDFMPPGIHAGGLRYHGDSPLVSQLLHEGKLEAIAVPQVATFEAGVQFARAEGIIPAPESCHAIRAAIDEALRCKATGEAKTILFCLTGHGHFDMASYDKYFSGQLEDYSYPEAAITESLKHLPQVG
- a CDS encoding DNA gyrase inhibitor YacG, giving the protein MTARKVRCPQCGQDALWAPENPWRPFCSERCKQIDLGAWASESYRIPVAVDPEDPALTVPDDDRG
- the zapD gene encoding cell division protein ZapD, translated to MITYEYPFNERIRTLLRLEDLFEKTAHFAQADGQLEHHTALVTLFEILEVAGRADLKMDLIQELERQRQTLLAYRNNPDISEEALSGALYEIEQSSAALLSMTGKIGQYLRENDWLMGIKSRAVIPGGVCEFDLPSYHWWLHRSPDARRESLDGWTKPLLPLRDAAAIVLRLLRSSGSPKQHAAVHGQFQLNLGGSAAQMVRVTLESEEQAIPEVSANKYFLNIRFTKPPTGEIKAKGCDRDVSFKLTFCNL
- a CDS encoding Nudix family hydrolase, with protein sequence MSKIVQVAAAVMLRADGREFLLAQRPEGKVYAGYWEFPGGKVEPGENYRQALIRELHEELGITVTECSPWLTREFTYPHATVRLEFWRVTAWTGEIGITAPLEHSAVDWLEMGKTPHVAPILPANGPILKGLALPTSMAITQGEVEGVERQLERLEEALAGGLRLIQVRDKGWPAAQRLWFAESVVRLAHEHGALVVINDSEEIARMVGADGVHLSATSLAACTTRPDFTWVGASCHTAAEIRRAGELELDYALFGPVLPTQTHPEASGLGWDEFARQLAGNTIPVFALGGMQKAMLGEAQAHGAHGIAMLRGW
- a CDS encoding SPOR domain-containing protein, with the translated sequence MKALVFLLVLANLLFYAFSSGYFGHSDNPDAARVDQQVAPDKMHLVSRGEAPPVKAAEAPAAPAPEPEAKPEPVIEKTCLRWDNLAPAAADRLSTLIGEKFTAFKSSKKTIAGEGNGWWVFIPPLPSKADAEKKAGELRQLGVEDYFIIQESGPSQYGISLGVFSAEKGAQERLTELKGKGVRSARTGPRPGKDSSVRVEASGPLAERDALIAASKIKPPPEDCK
- a CDS encoding ammonium transporter; translation: MEAYQSSSNVLFILLGAIMVLAMHAGFAFLEVGTVRKKNQVNALVKILTDFGISTIAYFFIGYGIAYGTHFFTGVETLMEKNGFELTKFFFLLTFAAAIPAIISGGIAERAKFHPQLAATFLLVGFVYPFFEGIAWNQAFGIQAWLKATFGEEFHDFAGSVVVHAMGGWIALPAVLLLGPRYGRYSKDGRISAHPPSSIPFLALGAWILTVGWFGFNVMSAQTLDKISGLVALNSLMAMVGGTLVAMVLGKNDPGFVHNGPLAGLVAVCAGSDIMHPIGALAVGGIAGALFVIMFTLTQNRWKIDDVLGVWPLHGLCGAWGGIAAGIFGSKALGGAGGIAFMPQLIMTAMAICVALIGGTLVYGTLKRLFGIRLDQEEEYDGADLSIHKITATPEREPNW
- the coaE gene encoding dephospho-CoA kinase (Dephospho-CoA kinase (CoaE) performs the final step in coenzyme A biosynthesis.), translating into MSDFIVGLTGGIGSGKSTVSDLFVAAGAALVDTDAIAHELTGPGGAAMPLLLAAFDPTVADASGALDRNAMRQLIFSDTTARKQLEDILHPLIRQISTERCAAASTPYVILAVPLLVESNSYRERCQRIVVVDCPESLQVHRVMSRNGLSEAEVTAIMAAQATRVERLRVADDVVHNDADLINLQQQVSRLHAKYLRLSAEIAKANC
- a CDS encoding HNH endonuclease; this encodes MLFPYTYVPHQMEKMQKFIDFIFFEVWSKAPIGQEFHTDLFIGEPDLQEVMSEFGFSKHAPERGKAFYKDVKAIYQLFSSLPPQEIDQFKQWYLGNNDIEKICANDPATPLTCYADIPAAHKDLTEKLKLFFKELYSPRSLLDLAALRAKIGNIDDHYRAFSSVNKSGKCPFCGISYLLGENHTPREAYDHYLPKALYPFNSINFRNLVPACHHCNSSYKTSKDPAHEKKPSAGGAVRRKIFYPFATAPYAIDVQVTFDHANIEKLTPTEIKLTFGPAALVEQIETWKDVYGIEERYRGKLLSGDGKAWLEEVFTEWRWHDKFAGAEGQTPDKYLQVVKRHAEQSPYANENFLKNGFLQACKNAGVFVPIAKQEAAPQIP
- a CDS encoding ATP-binding protein; this translates as MPNTPPLERLLARAEAVLARFEATLPPLSPLPDWNAAVAFRWRKRDGRGWLQPVPHPHPIRLADLENVDDQKARITLNTQQFVAGRGANNVLLTGARGCGKSSLVKAVLNEFSAQGLRLIEVDKDDLVDLLDIVDVLDGRPEKFIIFCDDLSFEAGETAYKALKTVLDGSIAAPPDNVLIYATSNRRHLLPEYFSENLETTRVNEEIHPGEATEEKISLSERFGLWISFYPFSQDDYLAIVYHWLREFGVSETVIAACERDALNWALGRGSRSGRVAWQFARDLAGQQAGTAAR